Part of the Candidatus Chlorohelix allophototropha genome, ATAGAAGGAAAAATCAATAGGTGAAGCTTTTCAAGGCTTTAGTAAAGCTTAAAGTTTGGTTTGCTTTTGTGTTATCGGTGGTTGTTTTAGGAATAGTGGTTTCGATAATTTTATCACAGCCTAGCAATAAAATCGAAACCGTTATTATTAATACATCCTTACCAACTGCAACTTCAACGCTTGAGTCAACTATTGAAGTACTTACTGCTACGCCTACTGCTACCGCTACTCCAAAGCCAACGCCTAGTCCAACTCCATTGCCTACTGTTACCCCATTGCCTTTTTCTAACCGTTTTTATTATAAACCCAAAGATGTAGTAAGCCAAATAAGACCCGGTGTAGTTTATATCAGACGCGAACTTACCTCACCGGGACCACTGAAAATAAATATAATGCTATTCGATTTGACTGCGCCCGAATTTGACTTGCGTGTGGTTATGAAGAACGGTTACCTCAGCGGAGTTGCGCCAACCAGTAAACTGCTAAAGGAATTTAATGGTTTAGCGGCGGTAAACGGTGATTTGTTCAGCGGTCAGGGGTTGCCTCAAGGTTTGGTGATTTCAGATGGCAAAGTAGCGATGGCTCCGAAATATCGGGCTACTTTTGGCTGGACAAAAGATCGGCAGCCCTTTATTGGCTATTTTACCCAGGATTGGACATGGCCCTCCACAGTTTCTACTGCTAAAGGCGAAAAACATAGCCTTCAGCTGCTTAATACCTCGTGTAGTGGTGGGCGAGGCGAAGATTTGCTATGTATCTACAATGAAATGGCGCGGACAGTATCAGGGCGCAGCGGCGATTTAAAGGTGATGGTTTCACCAAACAATATGGTTATAGATATTGACGATACCGGCAAGGATTGGAAAATCACCGAAGGTTACAATGTGCTCTTGGCACGTCAGGGGACAGATTCTTGGCGTTGGCTCAAACAAAATGCTGTAAAATATGAGCCACTTTACATAATGATTAATACAAATTATAATCTGGGACTTTTCCAACAAGCGGTGAGTGGCGGTCCTATCTTCTTAAAAGATGGCGACTTTGTTCAGGACTGTCTGTGCAATCTGACAGATTGCAGCCAAGTAACTCAAAAGCAATATCAAGGTGCGCGCTGTGAAGAGTTTGACCTTGAATGGAAAATGAGCCACTATCTAACCACTCGCATGCCTCGCACGGGTATTGGTTATAACGATAAGAAAACCCTGCTAGTGGTGGCACAATCTGATGGCTATCAGCCCGGCTTCAGTATTGGTATGACTCAGAAGGAATTTGCCGACCTGTTTCTTGAGTTTGGCGCGACTACTGCTATGGAATTGGATGGTGGTGGTAGCAGTACAATGGCATTGGATGGTAAGTTGGTAAGTCGTCCCAGTGACGGAAGCGGTTTGGTGGAACGTCAGGTTCCAAACGCCGTAGTATTTTACTGGAAAGATCCACCGCTTCCTCGAAATATCGGAAGCCGCTAGAGAAATTTGAAACCCCGTTACTTTGAACCTAGTAAGTGGTCTCATAAATATTTTAGATTCGCTGTGAACTAGCTGTAGAACCCCCGCTTTAGCCTGACACCATACTCAAGGTTTGTAATAGTACAGTAAATTGGAAATAAAACGGTAGTAGCAAGCCCGGAAAGTGCGACCAGTAAAAGTTCCCTTGAAAGGGTTCACTAACGCTCGGTTGAAATAATCAACTAGCACATAACGGTACGGCAGTCTCGCAGCGTATAGTTATGGGTGACGTAGATTTAAAATAATTTAGCCAGAGCTTAACAACTATTATTATCGAGTAGGTGTTGGCGTGACACGGGGCGGGATTTTCAGTTTTTGCCCGACTAAAAGTGAGTTAGGGTCATTCAAATTATTGAGCGATATTAGATCATCAATATCAACTTTAAGGCGTACTGCAATTCCGGTTAAGGTGTCTCCTGCCTGCACCACATAAACATCACCGCTTACCGATAGGGTTGGCGTAGAGGAAGGCGTACCTTTAATAGTAGTAGTTGGGCGAGGGGTTTGTGCCGGTGTAGCTGTTGGCAAAGGAGTCGCTGTAGGTAAGGCTTGAAAGGTTGACTGCGCATTTACAGTAAGGCGTTCATAGGATAGGGTGGGCGTGACAATAACAATATAAGGTGTTTGAAGTGTTCCACCGATAGGGGTAGAATATCCACAAGCAGTAAGAGTAGCTAAGGATAGCAGGAGAATAAAACAAGTTACAAGTTGTGCCCGCAATTTGATTTTCATATTCAGAATATACCCCCACAACTCGATCGAGTCAAGTTTCCAGATTGAGAAACGAGTAACGAATGATTTCAAAATCCACTCGATACCCGTTGCTCTTGACTGGAAATGCCCTACTCTTGTCGGGAGGAAGGACGGGTGAAACCTTATTTACTCCAGTAGTCGCCTATTTTTGCATCGGCGACGATTGGAACTTCTTTAAGAATTTCATGACCGGCGCGTATCATTTCATGTTCTACCAGTTTACAAACTTCTTCTGCCTGATCTTCGCGCACTTCCACTACAATTTCGTCGTGTACAGTGTTAACTACTTTGGCATCATAGGCTACCAGACGTTCGCGCAAAAATACCAGCGCCATCTTAGTCATATCGGCATTACAGCCCTGAATAGGGGCGTTCTTACCCTGCCGCTCGATTTCAGAAGAACGCTTTCGGTAATCCGGGTCATCTGAAGATGGCAGATTATAATAACGTTTGCGCCCCAGAGGGGTAGGGCTATATCCCTTTTTCACCGAGTCGCGCCCGGCTTTATCCAGCCATTTTTGTACACCACTGAAGGCTTTAAAATAGGCGCTAATCAATTCGCGTGCTTCATCCACTGTTTTATCAATGCGTACTGCTAACCCTTGCGGACCCATCCCATAAGCCAGCCCAAAGTTAATTGCTTTAGCGGCATTGCGCTGTTCTTTTGATACATCTTCTACGCGAACCTGGAACATTTGACTGGCTGCTAACTTATGCAAATCTCCGCCTGTGCGGAAAGCTTCAAGGAAGGCGGGGTCACTGCTCAGTTCTGCCAGAATACGCAACTCTGCTTGAGAATAGTCGCAGGTAATCAGCTTGTAGCCTTCTTGTGCGATGAAGCAGGAGCGGAAATCGGAAGTGGCGGGAATTTGCTGCACATTGGGGTTCGAGCAGCTAAAACGCCCTGTATCTGCGCCATACTGGATAAAATCAGGATGAATGCGTCCGGTTTCGGTTCTGACTTGCGCCAATAAGCCCTCGCCGAAGGATCCAAGCGTTTTTTCGTGGCTGCGATATTCCAAGAGCTTTTTAACTGCAGGGTGATTATATTTATTCAACGTGGCTTCAGAGGTATCTTCCAGCACGATACCTAGCTTACCGAACTCGGTCATAATTTGCTGACTGCTGTTCAGGTTGATCAAATATTCATCGTTTCCGAACATTGAGCCTTGTTTGGTAGCGCCTCCGGGTAGCATTGACATTAACTCGTCCCGCGCTAGATCACGTTTCTTTTCTACTTCTGCGAGGATGGCGCGCCATTTATTGGTATCCAACTTACAACCTGCCAGTTCGAGATCGCCTACTGCGGCTACACAACGGAATTCAAGATCAGCGACCTTGAACATCTTTTCCTCTTTAAGTTTGGCGAGTTGTTGGGCATATATTGGGAAAAGGCACAGTGCGTCACGGGCAGCATAAGCTAGCTGATCTTGCGAAACATGCCCGACGGAATTAGCCCCATAGAAGGTTTTTCGCACCTCCTTATCCATAATCTCCCCGGTATAGCGTTTTACCAGCGCTGCCAAATTATTTTCTTTGCTGACACCGGCGGTTAGCAAGCGTTCTGCCAACATTGTGTCATAGATATTTTCCAGCACGATATCGGCGCGCTCTTTCAGCATTTCATAATCGAACTTGGCGTTTTGTAAAATCTTCAGGATGCGCGGGTTCTCTAGCAAACGTTTTAAGGGTGTCAGACGTACTTTGGTAGCGTCGATAATGTAGCATATTTGTGGAGAGGCAACCTGTACCAGTAGCAATTTGGAGGTAAAAGGATCCAAACCGCTAGTTTCAGTGTCAATTCCCAACAATTGCTCATGGAGAAGTAGGTCTATTACTTGTTCTAACCGCAAATTGTCCGAAATCAGCTCGAATTTGATCGGTGGCATCCCATCGGACTGAATGACCGGGTAGGTAGTAGTGCCGAAGTTCTCGGCTATATTGCTATGGTCAACTTTGTTATAGGCTACTCGTGGTTTAGGTTCGGTGGGTGTAGGCACAGTTTTTACAGGCGCTTTTTTCTTCGTTTCTTCGAGCGCTACTAACTGGGCAGCTTTACGCGCGGAAGTTTCTTCCGTATATTGCTTCAGTATCTCTAGATACTCATTTTCACTACGGAAAGTAATTTCAGGATTACTTGAACTTTTGCTAACAGTAGGAAGCAATTCTTCGAAGGCGGGTAATTCTG contains:
- a CDS encoding phosphodiester glycosidase family protein; the protein is MKLFKALVKLKVWFAFVLSVVVLGIVVSIILSQPSNKIETVIINTSLPTATSTLESTIEVLTATPTATATPKPTPSPTPLPTVTPLPFSNRFYYKPKDVVSQIRPGVVYIRRELTSPGPLKINIMLFDLTAPEFDLRVVMKNGYLSGVAPTSKLLKEFNGLAAVNGDLFSGQGLPQGLVISDGKVAMAPKYRATFGWTKDRQPFIGYFTQDWTWPSTVSTAKGEKHSLQLLNTSCSGGRGEDLLCIYNEMARTVSGRSGDLKVMVSPNNMVIDIDDTGKDWKITEGYNVLLARQGTDSWRWLKQNAVKYEPLYIMINTNYNLGLFQQAVSGGPIFLKDGDFVQDCLCNLTDCSQVTQKQYQGARCEEFDLEWKMSHYLTTRMPRTGIGYNDKKTLLVVAQSDGYQPGFSIGMTQKEFADLFLEFGATTAMELDGGGSSTMALDGKLVSRPSDGSGLVERQVPNAVVFYWKDPPLPRNIGSR
- a CDS encoding LysM peptidoglycan-binding domain-containing protein, whose product is MKSFVTRFSIWKLDSIELWGYILNMKIKLRAQLVTCFILLLSLATLTACGYSTPIGGTLQTPYIVIVTPTLSYERLTVNAQSTFQALPTATPLPTATPAQTPRPTTTIKGTPSSTPTLSVSGDVYVVQAGDTLTGIAVRLKVDIDDLISLNNLNDPNSLLVGQKLKIPPRVTPTPTR
- a CDS encoding DNA polymerase, whose protein sequence is MLKLDESLKQDKSELPAFEELLPTVSKSSSNPEITFRSENEYLEILKQYTEETSARKAAQLVALEETKKKAPVKTVPTPTEPKPRVAYNKVDHSNIAENFGTTTYPVIQSDGMPPIKFELISDNLRLEQVIDLLLHEQLLGIDTETSGLDPFTSKLLLVQVASPQICYIIDATKVRLTPLKRLLENPRILKILQNAKFDYEMLKERADIVLENIYDTMLAERLLTAGVSKENNLAALVKRYTGEIMDKEVRKTFYGANSVGHVSQDQLAYAARDALCLFPIYAQQLAKLKEEKMFKVADLEFRCVAAVGDLELAGCKLDTNKWRAILAEVEKKRDLARDELMSMLPGGATKQGSMFGNDEYLINLNSSQQIMTEFGKLGIVLEDTSEATLNKYNHPAVKKLLEYRSHEKTLGSFGEGLLAQVRTETGRIHPDFIQYGADTGRFSCSNPNVQQIPATSDFRSCFIAQEGYKLITCDYSQAELRILAELSSDPAFLEAFRTGGDLHKLAASQMFQVRVEDVSKEQRNAAKAINFGLAYGMGPQGLAVRIDKTVDEARELISAYFKAFSGVQKWLDKAGRDSVKKGYSPTPLGRKRYYNLPSSDDPDYRKRSSEIERQGKNAPIQGCNADMTKMALVFLRERLVAYDAKVVNTVHDEIVVEVREDQAEEVCKLVEHEMIRAGHEILKEVPIVADAKIGDYWSK